One segment of Streptosporangium brasiliense DNA contains the following:
- a CDS encoding sugar kinase, translating into MDVYTLGEAFAVVTSGRIRHEHEARLDVAGAEFTVAVGLARLGHTAAWLGKVGGDELGVRILTALRGEGVDVADARVDDAAPTAMLLKESRPGQAARVTYYRTGTRLTQGNVPTDRIAASRILHVSGITAALDARDAMHAAIRAARMAGVTVSVAVNYRDQLWPDLREAEEVLGALACSADVLFVRQSELDLVKPALTGDREVIVIRGTRGTSVRVNGVRHDAPSLAAPVVDPTGSADAFAAGYLSALLEGLHPADRLRRGALLTAFAVSSTSEWQGLPTRAELPMLEHDG; encoded by the coding sequence GTGGACGTCTACACCCTCGGCGAGGCGTTCGCCGTCGTCACCAGCGGCCGGATCCGGCACGAGCACGAGGCCAGGCTGGACGTGGCCGGGGCGGAGTTCACCGTCGCGGTCGGGCTGGCCAGGCTCGGCCACACGGCCGCCTGGCTGGGCAAGGTGGGGGGCGACGAACTCGGCGTGCGGATCCTCACGGCGCTGCGCGGGGAGGGCGTCGACGTCGCGGACGCCCGGGTGGACGACGCCGCCCCGACCGCGATGCTCCTGAAGGAGTCCAGGCCGGGGCAGGCGGCCCGGGTCACCTACTACCGGACGGGGACCCGGCTCACGCAGGGGAACGTCCCCACCGACCGGATCGCGGCCTCCCGGATCCTGCACGTCAGCGGGATCACCGCCGCGCTGGACGCGCGCGACGCCATGCACGCCGCCATCCGGGCCGCGCGGATGGCGGGGGTCACCGTCTCGGTGGCCGTCAACTACCGCGACCAGCTCTGGCCGGATCTGCGGGAGGCCGAGGAGGTCCTCGGCGCGCTGGCCTGCTCGGCCGACGTGCTGTTCGTCCGGCAGAGCGAGCTGGACCTGGTCAAGCCGGCGCTCACCGGGGACCGGGAGGTCATCGTGATCCGGGGCACCCGGGGCACGAGCGTCCGGGTGAACGGCGTCCGCCACGACGCCCCGAGCCTGGCCGCGCCCGTGGTCGACCCCACCGGTTCGGCGGACGCCTTCGCCGCGGGCTACCTCAGCGCGCTGCTGGAGGGACTGCACCCCGCCGACCGGCTGCGCCGGGGCGCCCTGCTGACGGCTTTCGCGGTGTCCAGCACCAGCGAATGGCAGGGACTGCCCACCAGGGCCGAGCTGCCGATGCTGGAGCACGACGGCTGA
- a CDS encoding aldo/keto reductase produces MTEIPDIRLDNGVEIPQLGFGTYQIEPDKTEEAVRTALDVGYRHIDTAEMYGNEKQVGAAVRASGLDRGDVFVTSKLGNGFHAYDDVLKAFNRSLEDLGSDYLDLFLIHWPLPEIGDYVETWRAMEEIHRSGRAKAVGVSNFQPHHLRRLLEETGTVPAVNQIEAHPYLTQDDVRAFNAEHGIATEAWSPIAQGKVLGDPAITRIAERHGRTPAQVTLRWHVQRGDIVFPKSVRRARMEENLDIFGFELGEDEMGEISRLNRDERVGPDPDTFNWVP; encoded by the coding sequence ATGACCGAGATACCCGACATCAGGCTGGACAACGGCGTCGAGATCCCGCAGTTGGGCTTCGGGACCTACCAGATCGAGCCGGACAAGACGGAGGAGGCGGTCCGCACCGCGCTCGACGTCGGCTACCGGCACATCGACACCGCCGAGATGTACGGCAACGAGAAGCAGGTCGGCGCGGCGGTCCGGGCCTCCGGCCTCGACCGGGGCGACGTCTTCGTCACGAGCAAGCTGGGCAACGGCTTCCACGCCTACGACGACGTGCTGAAGGCGTTCAACCGGTCGCTGGAGGATCTGGGCTCCGACTACCTGGACCTGTTCCTCATCCACTGGCCGCTGCCCGAGATCGGCGACTACGTCGAGACCTGGAGGGCGATGGAGGAGATCCACCGCTCCGGCCGCGCCAAGGCCGTCGGCGTCTCCAACTTCCAGCCGCACCACCTGCGCAGGCTGCTGGAGGAGACCGGGACCGTGCCCGCGGTCAACCAGATCGAGGCGCACCCGTATCTCACCCAGGACGACGTCCGGGCCTTCAACGCCGAGCACGGCATCGCCACCGAGGCGTGGTCGCCGATCGCGCAGGGCAAGGTGCTCGGCGACCCGGCCATCACGCGGATCGCCGAGCGGCACGGCAGGACGCCCGCCCAGGTGACGCTGCGCTGGCACGTCCAGCGCGGCGACATCGTCTTCCCGAAGTCGGTCCGCCGCGCCCGGATGGAGGAGAACCTCGACATCTTCGGCTTCGAGCTGGGCGAGGACGAGATGGGCGAGATCTCGCGGCTGAACCGCGACGAGCGGGTCGGACCGGACCCGGACACCTTCAACTGGGTCCCGTGA
- a CDS encoding glycosyltransferase family 2 protein, protein MKISCVILTMGNRVPELARAVESALHQTDGDVEVVIVGNGADVPELSVGVPPGSSASIKIVRLSHNTGIPAGRNRGVEECSGDVVLFLDDDGWYGAMDVVSHLRERFSTEHDLAVVSFRVMDPDGGTGQRRHVPRLRAGDPERSSPVTTFLGGACAIRRSAFLQVGGLPERFFYAHEETDLAWRLLGEGYRIEYDAQTVMYHPQVPPTRHADFYRLNARNRVWLARRNLPWPLAAFYLLNWVVLTLIRERSGTALRAWFKGFTEGLREPAGERRPMGWKTAWRMLRLGRPPIV, encoded by the coding sequence TTGAAGATCTCGTGCGTCATCCTCACCATGGGCAACCGGGTCCCCGAGCTGGCCCGGGCTGTCGAGTCCGCGCTGCACCAGACCGACGGCGACGTCGAGGTGGTCATCGTCGGCAACGGCGCGGACGTCCCCGAGCTGTCGGTCGGCGTGCCCCCCGGCTCGTCCGCCTCGATCAAGATCGTCCGGCTCAGCCACAACACCGGCATCCCGGCGGGCCGCAACCGCGGCGTCGAGGAGTGCTCGGGCGACGTGGTGCTCTTCCTGGACGACGACGGCTGGTACGGTGCGATGGACGTCGTCTCCCACCTGCGTGAGCGCTTCTCCACCGAGCACGACCTGGCCGTCGTCTCCTTCCGGGTGATGGATCCCGACGGCGGCACCGGCCAGCGCCGCCACGTCCCCCGCCTGCGCGCGGGGGACCCGGAGCGCTCCTCTCCGGTCACCACCTTCCTGGGCGGCGCCTGCGCCATCCGCCGCTCCGCCTTCCTCCAGGTCGGCGGCCTCCCCGAGCGTTTCTTCTACGCCCACGAGGAGACCGACCTGGCCTGGCGGCTGCTCGGCGAGGGCTACCGCATCGAATACGACGCCCAGACCGTCATGTACCACCCGCAGGTCCCGCCGACTCGGCACGCCGACTTCTACCGCCTCAACGCGCGCAACCGCGTCTGGCTGGCCCGTCGCAACCTCCCCTGGCCCCTGGCCGCGTTCTACCTCCTCAACTGGGTTGTCCTCACCCTGATCCGCGAGCGCTCCGGCACCGCCCTGCGCGCCTGGTTCAAGGGCTTCACCGAGGGTCTGCGCGAGCCCGCCGGTGAGCGCCGTCCCATGGGCTGGAAGACCGCCTGGCGGATGCTCCGCCTGGGCCGTCCGCCGATCGTCTGA
- a CDS encoding CDP-alcohol phosphatidyltransferase family protein, with translation MSGPSVAEFRAVAQPHSTMDRNSGEHWAGVLYMRKLSIYVTWFLAKTPITPNQTTWLMILSGLLAGVVLALPGLGAAVGAALLIQLYLLLDCSDGELARWTRRTSITGVYLDRVGHYFAEAALLIGLGFRASQTLPDWYTVMGFAAALGAILIKAETDLVDVARARSGLVAATESSAEQFRSRGLGLARKAAAALKFHRLVQAVELSLIVVVAAVWDLLSGGLAATRVLMVACVVVAVLQMALHLVSILASRRLS, from the coding sequence ATGTCCGGGCCGTCGGTCGCTGAGTTCCGTGCGGTGGCCCAGCCGCACTCGACCATGGACCGCAACAGCGGCGAGCACTGGGCCGGCGTGCTCTACATGCGCAAGCTGTCGATCTACGTCACCTGGTTCCTGGCCAAGACGCCGATCACGCCCAACCAGACCACCTGGCTGATGATCCTGTCCGGGCTGCTGGCCGGCGTGGTCCTCGCGCTGCCCGGTCTGGGGGCCGCGGTCGGGGCCGCCCTGCTGATCCAGCTCTACCTGCTGCTCGACTGCTCCGACGGCGAGCTGGCGCGGTGGACCAGGCGGACCTCCATCACCGGCGTCTACCTGGACCGGGTCGGCCACTACTTCGCCGAGGCCGCCCTGCTCATCGGGCTGGGCTTCCGGGCGTCGCAGACCCTCCCCGACTGGTACACCGTGATGGGCTTCGCCGCCGCGCTCGGCGCCATCCTGATCAAGGCGGAGACCGACCTGGTCGACGTGGCCCGCGCCAGGTCCGGCCTGGTCGCGGCCACCGAGAGCTCGGCCGAGCAGTTCCGGTCGCGGGGTCTGGGCCTGGCCCGCAAGGCCGCCGCCGCCCTGAAGTTCCACCGGCTCGTCCAGGCCGTCGAGCTGTCCCTCATCGTGGTCGTCGCCGCGGTGTGGGACCTGCTCAGCGGCGGCCTGGCCGCCACCCGGGTGCTCATGGTGGCCTGCGTCGTGGTCGCCGTGCTGCAGATGGCGCTGCACCTGGTCAGCATCCTGGCCTCCAGGCGGCTTTCATGA
- a CDS encoding iron-containing alcohol dehydrogenase family protein, with the protein MLPAPLTMEVRRGAVAQLGSLLADSRVATSGRVAVAVGAGQGDRIASVIAPSLGEAQVFRVADGSVDAAVSLGADLRKGAYEALVGIGGGKTIDATKYAASLAGIPMVAVATNLSHDGICSPVASLTHDGGKGSFGVPMPLAIMVDLDFVHDAPPSLVRSGVGDVVSNLSAIEDWQLGNAERGEPIDGVACAMARTAAEAVIGRSDSIESDAFLTVLAEALILSGMSMVIAGSSRPSSGGDHEILHAVDQLFPGTSNHGELAGVGAAFCFFLREDARRLDQVVDCLRTHELPVTPVDLGLSADQFTQAVMLAPSTRPGRYTILEHLRLSEPEIRERVEDYVRAVGR; encoded by the coding sequence ATGCTGCCCGCCCCGCTGACCATGGAGGTCCGGCGGGGCGCCGTCGCCCAGCTCGGCTCGCTGCTGGCCGACAGCCGGGTGGCGACCTCCGGGCGGGTGGCGGTGGCGGTGGGCGCGGGCCAGGGCGACCGGATCGCCTCGGTGATCGCCCCCTCGCTCGGCGAGGCCCAGGTCTTCCGGGTGGCCGACGGCTCGGTGGACGCGGCGGTCTCGCTCGGCGCCGACCTGCGCAAGGGCGCCTACGAGGCCCTTGTCGGGATCGGCGGCGGCAAGACCATCGACGCGACCAAATACGCCGCCTCGCTCGCCGGGATCCCGATGGTGGCGGTGGCGACCAACCTGTCGCACGACGGGATCTGCTCGCCGGTGGCGTCGCTGACGCACGACGGCGGCAAGGGCTCCTTCGGCGTGCCCATGCCGCTGGCCATCATGGTGGATCTCGACTTCGTCCACGACGCGCCCCCGTCGCTGGTCCGCTCGGGGGTCGGCGACGTGGTGAGCAACCTGTCGGCGATCGAGGACTGGCAGCTCGGCAACGCCGAGCGCGGCGAGCCGATCGACGGCGTGGCCTGCGCGATGGCCCGCACCGCGGCGGAGGCGGTGATCGGCAGGAGCGACTCGATCGAGTCCGACGCCTTCCTGACCGTGCTGGCCGAGGCGCTCATCCTCTCGGGGATGTCGATGGTGATCGCCGGGTCGTCCCGTCCCTCCAGTGGCGGAGACCATGAGATCCTTCATGCCGTGGATCAGCTTTTTCCCGGCACCTCCAACCACGGCGAGCTCGCCGGGGTAGGGGCCGCCTTCTGCTTCTTCCTCCGCGAGGACGCGCGGAGGCTGGACCAGGTCGTCGACTGCCTGCGCACGCATGAGCTGCCGGTCACCCCCGTCGACCTGGGCCTGAGCGCCGACCAGTTCACCCAGGCGGTCATGCTGGCGCCGTCGACCCGTCCGGGGCGCTACACGATCCTGGAGCACCTGCGCCTGTCGGAGCCGGAGATTCGGGAGCGGGTGGAGGACTATGTCCGGGCCGTCGGTCGCTGA
- a CDS encoding phosphocholine cytidylyltransferase family protein: MLGMVLAAGAGRRLRPYTDTLPKALVPVDGETTIMDISLRNLAAADLRDVVVVVGYQAQAVHERKAELERRHGVKLTLVHNDKAEEWNNAYSLWCARDYFDQGVLLVNGDTVHPVSVEHTLLSAPATSDILLAVDDVKKLADEEMKVTLDGDGHLKLITKLMDPADAAGEYIGATLIRPGIGGRLADALQATFERDPQLYYEDGYQELVARGEKIAVAPIGEVSWVEVDNHDDLAKAREIACRY; this comes from the coding sequence TTGCTGGGAATGGTGCTGGCCGCCGGGGCCGGACGACGCCTGCGGCCGTACACGGACACGCTGCCCAAGGCGCTGGTGCCGGTCGACGGCGAGACCACGATCATGGACATCTCGCTGCGGAACCTCGCGGCGGCGGACCTCCGTGACGTCGTGGTCGTCGTCGGCTACCAGGCGCAGGCCGTACACGAGCGGAAGGCCGAGCTGGAGCGGCGGCACGGTGTGAAGCTCACCCTCGTGCACAACGACAAGGCCGAGGAGTGGAACAACGCCTACTCCCTGTGGTGCGCGCGCGACTACTTCGACCAGGGCGTGCTGCTGGTCAACGGCGACACCGTGCACCCGGTCTCCGTGGAGCACACGCTGCTGTCCGCGCCGGCCACCAGCGACATCCTGCTCGCGGTCGACGACGTCAAGAAGCTCGCCGACGAGGAGATGAAGGTCACCCTCGACGGCGACGGCCACCTCAAGCTGATCACCAAGCTGATGGACCCGGCCGACGCCGCCGGCGAATACATCGGCGCGACGCTGATCCGCCCGGGCATCGGCGGGCGCCTCGCCGACGCCCTGCAGGCCACCTTCGAGCGCGACCCGCAGCTCTACTACGAGGACGGCTACCAGGAGCTGGTCGCCCGCGGTGAGAAGATCGCGGTCGCCCCGATCGGTGAGGTCTCGTGGGTCGAGGTCGACAACCACGACGACCTCGCGAAGGCGCGGGAGATCGCGTGCCGATACTAG
- a CDS encoding DUF5941 domain-containing protein, translating to MVSVHMTPVPHSTVTAYRDDGALSRAMGTLVAGQLPPLPPALVGMFVTGVLLMVGVAGTDGLAVFAPAVALLLAGPGSSHPHDGRLDWLVPPILRLTEYGFVASVGFAHDVPPWLIFLLLGAMAFHHYDVVYRVRQRVYPPPWLATSGLGWDGRMLLIALGALAGQVTLVFALLALYLWGFFGWESVTCWAVAPRSGVDADDLGAHD from the coding sequence ATGGTTTCCGTCCACATGACACCGGTGCCGCACAGCACCGTGACGGCCTACCGGGACGACGGGGCGCTGTCGCGGGCGATGGGCACGCTGGTGGCCGGGCAGCTCCCGCCGCTGCCGCCCGCCCTCGTCGGGATGTTCGTGACCGGGGTGCTGCTGATGGTGGGCGTGGCCGGCACCGACGGGCTGGCGGTCTTCGCCCCGGCGGTGGCGCTGCTGCTGGCCGGTCCCGGCAGCTCCCACCCGCACGACGGCAGGCTCGACTGGCTGGTCCCGCCGATCCTGCGCCTGACCGAATACGGGTTCGTGGCCTCGGTCGGGTTCGCGCACGACGTGCCGCCGTGGCTGATCTTCCTGCTGCTCGGCGCGATGGCCTTCCACCACTACGACGTGGTCTACCGGGTGCGCCAGCGGGTCTACCCGCCGCCCTGGCTGGCCACCTCCGGTCTGGGCTGGGACGGCCGCATGCTGCTGATCGCGCTGGGCGCCCTCGCCGGGCAGGTCACGCTGGTCTTCGCGCTGCTCGCGCTATACCTGTGGGGGTTCTTCGGGTGGGAGAGCGTCACCTGCTGGGCGGTCGCGCCGCGCTCGGGGGTGGACGCCGACGATCTGGGCGCTCACGATTGA
- a CDS encoding CDP-alcohol phosphatidyltransferase family protein, with protein sequence MHDPHVPAPPGLSRTVAVVLATTEAAGLRCADGTLLDRLTGQLARLPVGDVHVVGRSSGVIHAPGGTYMIGSAGSRGLADDLRRVAEVARGATGPVAVVAGDLVAHTEALAMLLEHPARDTGALVATGGEGPGPLRPPVRVEGGRVVAAGTSFHGVADAGGTFRGVLQVGVADLAGLAETARTLAELAEAGGFGPMGGAEVGDLLLVGLVRSGVPVRACDAGALHCDRVAEQEAADSAVRRLEEVDEDTARLEAAVKSGDGFFTTHFVSSWSTHLVKAAADLRLTPNAVTGISVGLALLAAVWFTAGTREGQIAGALLLYLSFVLDCVDGQLARYTRAFSPLGAWLDATFDRVKEYAVYVGLAIGYATGLDDSHGGPNGIWALAVSAMILQTLRHTIDFSYAGARADADRLRPAPAGTAAELTVPADASMRPASRPAALERKTEVADGIAAAERYLRERRGPADGRGNVVVRLSRRLERSAPTRWLKKIIVLPIGERMALIAVTAAVFNARVTFVALLAWGGVAALYTLAGRVGRSLSR encoded by the coding sequence TTGCATGATCCTCACGTCCCCGCGCCCCCCGGCCTCTCCCGGACGGTCGCCGTGGTGCTCGCCACCACGGAGGCGGCGGGTCTGCGCTGCGCCGACGGCACGCTGCTCGACCGGCTGACCGGCCAGCTCGCCCGGCTGCCGGTGGGGGACGTGCACGTGGTCGGCCGTTCCAGCGGCGTCATCCACGCCCCCGGCGGCACCTACATGATCGGCTCGGCGGGCTCGCGAGGGCTCGCCGACGACCTGCGCAGGGTCGCGGAGGTGGCCCGCGGGGCCACCGGCCCGGTGGCCGTGGTCGCGGGTGACCTGGTGGCCCACACCGAGGCGCTGGCCATGCTCCTGGAGCACCCCGCGCGTGACACGGGCGCGCTGGTGGCCACCGGCGGCGAGGGCCCCGGGCCGCTGCGCCCGCCGGTCCGGGTCGAGGGCGGCCGGGTGGTCGCCGCGGGCACCTCCTTCCACGGCGTCGCCGACGCCGGCGGCACCTTCAGGGGCGTGCTCCAGGTGGGCGTGGCCGATCTCGCCGGCCTCGCCGAGACCGCGCGGACGCTGGCCGAGCTGGCCGAGGCCGGCGGGTTCGGCCCGATGGGGGGCGCCGAGGTCGGCGACCTCCTCCTGGTCGGCCTGGTCCGCTCCGGCGTCCCGGTGCGCGCCTGCGACGCCGGGGCGCTGCACTGCGACCGGGTGGCCGAACAGGAGGCCGCCGACTCGGCCGTGCGGCGGCTGGAGGAGGTAGACGAGGACACCGCCCGGCTGGAGGCCGCGGTCAAGTCCGGCGACGGCTTCTTCACCACCCACTTCGTGAGCTCCTGGTCCACGCACCTGGTCAAGGCGGCGGCCGACCTGCGCCTGACGCCGAACGCGGTCACCGGGATCTCCGTCGGCCTGGCCCTGCTCGCCGCGGTCTGGTTCACCGCGGGCACCCGCGAGGGGCAGATCGCCGGGGCCCTCCTCCTCTACCTGTCGTTCGTGCTCGACTGCGTCGACGGCCAGCTCGCCCGCTACACCCGCGCGTTCTCCCCGCTCGGCGCGTGGCTGGACGCCACCTTCGACCGGGTCAAGGAGTACGCCGTCTACGTGGGCCTCGCCATCGGCTACGCGACGGGGCTGGACGACTCCCACGGCGGCCCGAACGGCATCTGGGCGCTGGCGGTCTCGGCGATGATCCTGCAGACGCTCCGTCACACGATCGACTTCTCCTACGCGGGGGCCCGCGCCGACGCCGACCGGCTGAGGCCGGCCCCCGCCGGGACGGCCGCGGAGCTGACCGTCCCGGCCGACGCGTCCATGCGGCCGGCGTCGCGGCCGGCGGCGCTGGAGCGCAAGACCGAGGTCGCCGACGGGATAGCCGCCGCCGAGCGATACCTGCGGGAGCGGCGGGGGCCCGCGGACGGCCGGGGGAACGTGGTCGTGAGGCTCTCGCGCCGCCTGGAGCGGAGCGCTCCCACCCGCTGGCTGAAGAAGATCATCGTGCTCCCCATCGGGGAGCGGATGGCGCTGATCGCGGTGACCGCCGCGGTGTTCAACGCCCGGGTGACCTTCGTCGCGCTGCTGGCCTGGGGCGGTGTCGCCGCCCTCTACACGCTCGCCGGCCGGGTCGGCAGGTCCCTCAGCCGATGA
- a CDS encoding bifunctional cytidylyltransferase/SDR family oxidoreductase, whose translation MAALEPRLRTVGVVLAGGVGQRVGLNTPKQLVKIAGKTILEHTLALFNGAPEVDEIIVMMTPGFTDEVERIVARNGFGKVSKVLEGGASRPETTWRALRALGAQECDVLLHDAVRPLLEPRIITECVEALKTYSAVDVAIPSSDTILVAAPGPRGEIVRDIPDRSRLRRGQTPQCFRLSVIREAYERAFADPGFDRQPPTDDCGVVLRYLPDVPIYVVPGSEHNMKVTHPVDVFIADKLFQLAAGSAPERSAYAYREAMEGRTMVVFGGSYGIGADVVDLARRHGAEVFSFSRSLNGVRVEDAQAVSDALDHAAKETGRIDYVVNTAGVLHMGKLGEVNDATIAETVGVNYLGPVNIARAAIGHLRDTRGHLLLYTSSSYTRGRADYSLYSSTKAAVVNLTQALADEWAEYGVRVNCVNPERTSTPMRIRAFGEEPAHTLLSPRAVAQTSMDVLISDLTGHVIDVRLDGT comes from the coding sequence TTGGCCGCTCTCGAACCACGTCTCCGCACCGTCGGGGTCGTCCTTGCCGGCGGAGTCGGCCAGCGCGTCGGCCTCAACACTCCCAAGCAGCTCGTCAAAATCGCCGGGAAGACGATCCTGGAGCACACCCTCGCCCTGTTCAACGGCGCGCCGGAGGTCGACGAGATCATCGTCATGATGACCCCGGGCTTCACCGACGAGGTGGAGCGGATCGTCGCCCGCAACGGCTTCGGGAAGGTCAGCAAGGTCCTGGAGGGCGGCGCGAGCCGTCCCGAGACCACCTGGCGGGCGCTGAGGGCCCTGGGCGCGCAGGAGTGCGACGTGCTCCTGCACGACGCCGTGCGGCCGCTGCTGGAACCGCGGATCATCACCGAGTGCGTGGAGGCCCTGAAGACCTACTCGGCCGTCGACGTGGCGATCCCGAGCTCCGACACGATCCTGGTGGCCGCCCCGGGTCCGCGCGGGGAGATCGTCCGTGACATCCCGGACCGCTCCAGGCTGCGGCGCGGCCAGACACCGCAGTGCTTCCGGCTCTCGGTGATCCGCGAGGCCTACGAGCGGGCCTTCGCCGACCCCGGTTTCGACCGGCAGCCGCCCACCGACGACTGCGGCGTGGTGCTGCGCTACCTGCCCGACGTGCCGATCTACGTCGTGCCGGGCAGCGAGCACAACATGAAGGTCACCCACCCGGTCGACGTGTTCATCGCCGACAAGCTCTTCCAACTGGCCGCGGGCAGCGCCCCGGAGCGCTCCGCCTACGCCTACCGGGAGGCCATGGAGGGCCGGACCATGGTGGTCTTCGGCGGCAGCTACGGCATCGGCGCCGACGTGGTCGACCTGGCCCGGCGCCACGGCGCCGAGGTCTTCTCCTTCTCCCGGTCGCTGAACGGGGTGCGCGTGGAGGACGCCCAGGCGGTGAGCGACGCGCTCGACCACGCGGCCAAGGAGACCGGCAGGATCGACTACGTGGTCAACACCGCCGGCGTGCTGCACATGGGCAAGCTCGGCGAGGTCAACGACGCCACGATCGCCGAGACCGTGGGCGTGAACTACCTCGGCCCCGTCAACATCGCCAGGGCCGCCATCGGCCACCTCCGCGACACCCGGGGCCACCTGCTGCTGTACACCTCCTCCTCCTACACGCGGGGCCGGGCCGACTACAGCCTCTACTCCTCGACGAAGGCCGCCGTGGTGAACCTGACCCAGGCCCTCGCCGACGAGTGGGCCGAGTACGGCGTCCGGGTCAACTGCGTCAACCCGGAACGGACCAGCACCCCGATGCGGATCCGGGCCTTCGGTGAGGAACCGGCGCACACCCTGCTCTCGCCGCGCGCCGTGGCGCAGACCTCCATGGACGTGCTCATCTCCGACCTCACCGGGCACGTGATCGACGTCCGCCTCGACGGAACCTGA
- a CDS encoding glycosyltransferase family 2 protein, translating into MKQFPDSPAPASSPETRVWPPISIVIPVLNEERHLREAVRQVLAQRYAGPIEVVLAIGPSKDRTQEVADAIAAEDPRVTVVPNPTGRTPNALNAAIGASRSGIIARVDGHAMLPEDYLQVAVETLEETGADNVGGVMAAEGVTPFEQAVARAMTSKIGVGGARFHTGGTAGPADTVYLGVFRRAALDRVGGYDEHFQRAQDWEMNHRIRETGGLVWFQPRMRVSYRPRPTVKALAKQYFHYGRWRRVVARTHEGTINLRYLAPPAAVLAILAGLAVSPFFWPGLLVPGAYLAAILAGSAVTGSGLPAASLLRLPLAYITMHMSWGWGFLTSPKSLSRPVRTRG; encoded by the coding sequence ATGAAGCAGTTCCCCGACTCGCCCGCGCCGGCGTCGTCTCCCGAGACACGTGTCTGGCCCCCCATCTCCATCGTCATCCCGGTGCTGAACGAGGAGCGCCATCTGCGGGAGGCGGTGCGCCAGGTCCTCGCGCAGCGATACGCGGGACCGATCGAGGTCGTGCTCGCCATCGGCCCCTCCAAGGACCGGACCCAGGAGGTCGCCGACGCGATCGCGGCCGAGGACCCCCGGGTGACCGTGGTCCCGAACCCGACCGGACGCACCCCCAACGCCCTCAACGCCGCCATCGGCGCATCCCGCAGCGGGATCATCGCCCGCGTGGACGGCCACGCCATGCTCCCGGAGGACTATCTCCAGGTCGCGGTCGAGACGCTTGAGGAGACCGGCGCCGACAACGTCGGCGGCGTCATGGCCGCCGAGGGCGTCACGCCGTTCGAGCAGGCCGTGGCACGGGCCATGACCTCCAAGATCGGCGTCGGCGGAGCCCGGTTCCACACCGGCGGCACCGCGGGCCCGGCCGACACGGTCTACCTCGGCGTCTTCCGCCGTGCGGCGCTGGACCGGGTCGGCGGCTACGACGAGCACTTCCAGCGGGCGCAGGACTGGGAGATGAACCACCGCATCCGCGAGACCGGCGGCCTGGTCTGGTTCCAGCCCCGGATGCGCGTCTCCTACCGGCCCAGGCCCACGGTCAAGGCCCTCGCCAAGCAATACTTCCACTACGGCCGCTGGCGGAGGGTCGTCGCCCGCACCCACGAGGGCACGATCAACCTGCGCTACCTGGCGCCCCCGGCGGCGGTGCTGGCCATCCTCGCCGGTCTGGCCGTCTCCCCGTTCTTCTGGCCGGGCCTGCTGGTCCCCGGCGCCTACCTGGCGGCGATCCTGGCCGGCTCGGCGGTGACCGGCAGCGGCCTGCCCGCCGCCTCGCTCCTCCGGCTGCCCCTGGCCTACATCACCATGCACATGTCGTGGGGCTGGGGTTTCCTGACGAGCCCGAAGAGCCTGAGCCGGCCCGTGAGGACGCGGGGCTGA